Below is a genomic region from Brassica oleracea var. oleracea cultivar TO1000 chromosome C9, BOL, whole genome shotgun sequence.
AGACCTTGTTGGTACTCTTGAGGTTCATGTGCACCAGGCAAGGGACATCCATAACATTTGTATATACCACAAGCAAGACGTTTATGCCAAGCTTTGCCTTACGAGTGATCCTGAAAACTCTGTCTCCACCAAAATCATCAACGGCGGTGGGAGGGATCCAGTTTTTGATGACAAAGTTAAGCTTGATGTCAGGGTTTTGGAGGTGACTTCCCTCAAGTGTGAGATTTACATGATGAGCAGGGTGAGGAACTATCTCGAAGACCAGCTGCTTGGTTTCACTCTGGTTCCTATGTCGGAACTGCTCTTCAAGAATGGGCAACTCGAAAAAGAGTTCGCTCTTTCTTCCTCTGATCTGTACCATTCCCCAGCTGGTTTTGTTCAGTTGTCTCTCTCCTACAATGGATCCTACCCTGAAGTGATGGCGTTTCCCACTATGCCTTCATCTGTTTCTGTTGATGAAGCTACCAAGAATCCACAAGGGTCTGAATCACTTCCTGGTGAATTGGATAAGATAGAGTTTCCAGATCCTAATGTCGCTAATGAAAACGAGAAGATGGTTTCCGAGTATTTTGGGATCTCCTGTTCTACCATCGACTCAGAAACTTCTGACAGCTTGGTTACTTCTGATACTGAGATTCATGTAACCAACTCTGTCACTTCTGTACTGAAGCAAGATTCACCTAAGATCAGTAATGCAGCAAATGAAGCTGCTTCTCCTCACGCTTCAGCTCACTCTGCAACAGAAACACCAAACCATGATCATCTCAACTCCAAAGCGGATTCCCAGGAGTCGGAGAGCGAGGCTTCAGGGGAGAAGAATGTGAAACCCATCCTCAGTGTGAGGGTTGAGCCAGAGTCAAAGGTGGTGCAGCAGGATATAGTCGACATGTACATGAAAAGCATGCAACAGTTTACTGATTCACTGGCTAAGATGAAGCTTCCTCTGGACATTGACAGCCCAACAAAATCAGAGAATTCAAGCTCTGATTCTCAGAAGCTGCCAACACCAAAGAGCAACAACAACGGATCTCGTGTGTACTATGGGAGCAGGGCTTTCTTCTGAGCACTTCCTGTTTTACCAAGTTCCGAGGAAAGAACTCTCAGGTCACTCACTCCTAGACTTTTACTAATGAAGAAAGACTAATCTCCTAATAATGTACTGTTTGATGTTGTATCTCCCATCTGGTCATCTTGATGTTTTAGTTGATGTGAAATTATTATTATTATGTACTACTAGCCTCTCCTTTGTACCATATGAACCATGTCCTCATCATATGAACCTACCTATGCTGCCTAATCAATGTTTGTTTAACATCCACAATAATCTATAAAGCATAGTGATCAATGCCAAAGATTTGCTTAATTATTCGTACAATCACTGTCACTCTAGGGACCCCATTTATCTTTTGTGACCATCAAGAGGAGGTCCGGTCCCATATGTGGGGGAGAGGGGCAAGGAATCCAATGATTCAGCTTTCAGAAAAAAATCTTAACAAATGTTCTCTGGTTAGTTGAAGTGTCTTTTTCATAGGAGGATCTTGAGAGGATACTTTTAGGTCTGTGTACCGTTGGGGTAATAAGGATAAGGGAATGCAAACAGTGATATTGGTACAGATTTAAATATCATCATTCGTCATACGGTAACAACAGACGATGAAAATGGTTTTTGGCTAATTAAATTACCTTCTTTTACATTTTTGTAGGTAGCTAGCAAGCAAGCAAGCATTAGAGCGGAACTTGGATCACTTCATTAGCTCTAGTGATCATATGCCGTTTGCAGATCCAGGCAATGGACCCATCGTCTCTGTATCTAACTCTCCACAGGCCAAACTTCTCTGCAATGTCCTTCCCGGTTGAGCAATTCTGTTCCCTCAAGTAATCGATGAGCCACTGCTGAGCTGCTCTTTGCTCTTGCTCCTGGATATCTCTATCTCTACCTCGGTTCCTACCCAATGCAGCAGCGACCCCTACCGCTCCTGCAGCTCCGGCGGCTCCTGCCATGACAGATGGAGTGGCTAGGTGAGCGATTGCGTGGCCCAAGTCAGGTATCATGTGTCCCATCCCAGCTGCCCAGTTTGCTCCAATCCTCAGGGCAAAAGTCACAAGTGTCATGAAGCCTGTCATGTATGGAGCCAAGCACTTCACAGCATGGTTGTCTATCTGCATCACATCACATCCAAGCTGATCTTCCACAACGTGCATTTCCCGTCTGAACTCGCATAACATGTGTATCCTTAGAGAAACCATGCCAGGAACTATTGACGTGATGAGTCTTCTCCCGTAGTTCTCTGGTGTGATGAAGTAAAACATGTTTGGAACTTTTCTTTCATCCATCTGGACATTGTAATTGACAAGGTAATCCACTTTGTGATGAAGCTGGATCAGAAGCCTGTGCTCGTAGTATCTCAGTCCTTGGATCTCTTGCTTCAGGTCTCGTATCTCTTGCTCGATAATCTTGAGCCTCCGAAGTACTGCTTCCACACCCTTAGCTATTCCACCGAAGCTAGGATCGACGTTCTCCAGCTCATTGGTCACAGGCACTGCTTCAGGATCGTCCTCGGTGGGAACTTGTAGTTCTTGGGCTAAGATGTGCAGATCATGGTACCTTCTTTGCAATACTTGTCTGAAATCATCATCGGAGAGGAGGTCCCGGGCTAAATCAAATCCAGCTCTTAGAACAGTCTTACCTGAATCTACAACAGAGTCCCATGTGTGTTGATAGTCATACATAACCTCCGCAGGAACTGATGATAATGCTTCTTTTAGCCTCTGGAGGGAAACGAACTGACTTTGTCGGAACCGCGGTGGAGTGAAGTCCTGAACGCACTGTGGTCTTATGATGTGCTCAAGGAGGATTACACCGGGGCAGCTGCTCTGGATAGCAGGAATGATTAGCTGGTGAATGAGCCTCAGAGTTTCTGTCAAGCTCTTTGTTGAACAAGCAAGAACATCAATGTAATCTCCCAACTGTCCTCCAAGCTCCACTCTAATATTAATGCCTTGGATCGTTATATCGATGAGGTACTTCTCAAGGCTATAAGTCGCCCCGTGTTGGTTCTTCAGTTCCATGATTCTGTTGTGAAGATGCACCTGTATGAACAATCAGTAAGTTTTGCGTTCTAAAGAGATGAAAGAAACAGAGACTATTACTGAGCCCTTACCTGTAAACGAGGGAAGAGTCCAGCTGTGAGGAACATGTGACTTGAATCATCACACAGGAGATGCCTTCCTGAATAAACACAGTCTTGTGTGTTGTTTATCTGCCATTTCTGA
It encodes:
- the LOC106318892 gene encoding uncharacterized protein LOC106318892; the encoded protein is MDSPQSVVSPFKIGESENEKSTSVQSSGNRSNGVKSSGKDAITCGQQDLVGTLEVHVHQARDIHNICIYHKQDVYAKLCLTSDPENSVSTKIINGGGRDPVFDDKVKLDVRVLEVTSLKCEIYMMSRVRNYLEDQLLGFTLVPMSELLFKNGQLEKEFALSSSDLYHSPAGFVQLSLSYNGSYPEVMAFPTMPSSVSVDEATKNPQGSESLPGELDKIEFPDPNVANENEKMVSEYFGISCSTIDSETSDSLVTSDTEIHVTNSVTSVLKQDSPKISNAANEAASPHASAHSATETPNHDHLNSKADSQESESEASGEKNVKPILSVRVEPESKVVQQDIVDMYMKSMQQFTDSLAKMKLPLDIDSPTKSENSSSDSQKLPTPKSNNNGSRVYYGSRAFF